Proteins encoded within one genomic window of Carassius gibelio isolate Cgi1373 ecotype wild population from Czech Republic chromosome A4, carGib1.2-hapl.c, whole genome shotgun sequence:
- the LOC127977939 gene encoding soluble scavenger receptor cysteine-rich domain-containing protein SSC5D, whose amino-acid sequence MGHFKSFFPAALCTKWLIVLQILGNPTSGEASSVRLVDGSSSCSGRVQVLHNGKWGTVCYDGWDLFDANVVCSELGCGEAKEVKSAQYFGNSSGQIWLTKVKCFGNESSLTECPVGGEEKWGQKKCLFDIYAGVICQTRTRLVSGINSCSGRVQVLYNGTWGTVCDDGWDLSEAAVVCREIGCGDVIEVKRSAYFGEGSGQIWMDNVNCTGNESALSKCAYLGLEHNDCSHSKDVGVICQPVIRTVEGFDACSGRVEVLHNGKWGTVCDNNWDGSDGKVVCKEMGCGKIKTLTFGAYFGVTSGQIWMSNVSCNGEEAALSTCAFEGWGTHNCLHARHAGVKCRLPVRLVSDNSVCSGRVEVLHDGQWGTVSDDGWDLTDAAVVCRQLGCGDVIKATGGAYFGQGSGPVWMNFVDCVGNESSLIQCNIDQWQNNNLNHLHDAGVICREPYFTNTGSVQGLHTSVKVLLRIEMKADPTFNPDDQRTMSKLSEEMEKKLQISGPSSLTWKTQKDGKVFQEFSQKKNTARKCS is encoded by the exons ATGGGACACTTCAAAAG TTTCTTTCCAGCAGCGCTGTGTACCAAATGGCTCATTGTCCTTCAAA TTTTGGGCAATCCCACGTCAGGCGAGGCTTCTTCAGTCAGACTCGTTGATGGCAGCAGCTCTTGTTCGGGAAGAGTGCAGGTTCTCCATAATGGAAAATGGGGAACCGTGTGTTACGATGGCTGGGATTTGTTCGACGCAAATGTTGTGTGTAGTGAGTTGGGCTGTGGGGAAGCGAAAGAGGTGAAGTCTGCGCAATATTTTGGGAATAGCTCAGGACAAATATGGCTGACTAAGGTGAAATGTTTTGGGAATGAGTCCTCGCTGACAGAATGTCCAGTGGGTGGAGAGGAAAAATGGGGACAAAAAaagtgcctttttgacatatatGCTGGAGTCATCTGTCAGA CCAGAACCAGGCTGGTGAGTGGCATCAACTCTTGTTCCGGACGAGTGCAGGTTCTTTATAACGGAacgtggggaacagtgtgtgatgatggctgggatctgtctgaagctgcagtggtgtgtagagagatTGGCTGTGGGGATGTGATTGAGGTGAAGAGATCGGCGTATTTTGGAGAAGGTTCAGGACAAATATGGATGGATAATGTAAACTGCACTGGAAATGAGTCTGCGTTGAGCAAATGCGCATATCTTGGACTGGAGCATAATGACTGCAGTCACTCCAAGGATGTTGGAGTCATCTGTCAGC CTGTTATAAGGACGGTAGAAGGCTTTGACGCTTGTTCTGGGAGAGTGGAGGTTCTCCATAATGGAAAATGGGGAACCGTGTGTGATAATAACTGGGATGGATCAGATGGCAAAGTGGTATGTAAAGAAATGGGCTGTGGaaaaatcaaaacattaacatttggTGCTTATTTCGGAGTCACATCAGGACAAATATGGATGAGCAATGTGAGCTGCAATGGAGAAGAGGCTGCTCTGAGCACCTGTGCATTTGAGGGATGGGGAACACATAACTGTCTTCATGCAAGGCACGCTGGAGTCAAGTGTCGCC TCCCTGTCAGGCTGGTGAGTGATAACAGCGTTTGTTCTGGACGAGTGGAGGTTCTTCATGAcggtcagtggggaacagtgtcTGATGATGGCTGGGATCTAACagatgctgcagtggtgtgtagacAACTGGGCTGTGGAGATGTTATAAAGGCGACCGGTGGTGCTTATTTTGGACAGGGATCTGGCCCAGTATGGATGAATTTTGTCGACTGTGTAGGGAATGAGTCTTCATTGATACAATGTAACATAGATCAGTGGCAGAACAACAACCTCAATCACTTGCACGATGCTGGAGTCATCTGCAGAG AGCCCTATTTCACAAACACAGGGTCTGTCCAGGGCTTACACACGAGTGTTAAAGTCCTGTTGAGGATTGAGATGAAGGCCGACCCCACATTCAACCCAGATGATCAAAGAACCATGAGTAAACTCTCCGAGGAG ATGGAGAAGAAGCTGCAAATAAGCGGACCTTCCTCACTGACGTGGAAAACTCAGAAAGATGGAAAAGTCTTCCAGGAGTTCTCCCAGAAAAAGAATACTGCAAGAAAATGTAGCTAA
- the selenoo2 gene encoding selenoprotein O2 isoform X1, with the protein MDQNVMPLQRLKFNNVALKKLPLDSSLEPGSRTVTGACFSRVQHQTLPKPTFVAVSEAALALLGLNTDDVLRDPHGAEYLSGSRVIPGCEPAAHCYCGHQFGHFAGQLGDGAVCYLGEVEVETGAQQNSNPISTSPCGRWEIQVKGAGLTPYSRQSDGRKVLRSSIREFLCSEAMFALGIPTTRAGSLVTSDLYVQRDAFYSGNPRSERSSVVLRIAPTFIRFGSFEIFHPVDDFTGRHGPSVGRTDIRAQLLDYVIETFYPEIQRRHLDRQERNASFFREVTVRTAKLVALWQSVGFCHGVLNTDNMSILGLTIDYGPFGFMDRFDPEFVSNASDKKGRYSYEAQPYVCRWNLGCLAEALGAELQSAKAGVILDEFMTVYEDCYLDIMRRKLGLLRQQEPEDVELVANLLKTMHITGADFTNTFRLLSAVSCPAGEQKDSVVELIVEQCASLEELKHVARKTRQENCELEMILSMAETNPGMFNMTANQPEVTKQLEKIGRMKELLVINEAELKIQQRDHWQRWVKQYRRRLAHECDEASDPEAVEKERVRSMNSTNPAVVLRNYIAQNAIEAAERGDFSEVQQLLKVLENPYSVSPDLERPVWSAGNGSNRADGDSIKGQEVKENTKRKAAADTHQIPYNSKPPAWARTICVTUSS; encoded by the exons ATGGACCAAAATGTCATGCCACTGCAAAGGCTAAAGTTCAACAATGTTGCACTGAAAAAACTCCCGTTGGATTCGTCACTAGAACCGGGCTCACGGACCGTGACAGGAGCGTGTTTTTCACGTGTGCAGCATCAGACGCTGCCCAAGCCCACATTCGTCGCGGTATCCGAAGCGGCTCTTGCTTTACTGGGACTGAACACGGACGATGTTTTACGTGACCCGCACGGGGCTGAATATCTAAGCGGCTCTCGGGTGATTCCGGGCTGTGAGCCCGCTGCGCACTGCTACTGCGGACACCAGTTTGGTCATTTCGCCGGGCAGCTGGGTGACGGTGCTGTGTGTTATCTGGGGGAGGTGGAGGTGGAAACCGGTGCTCAGCAAAACTCTAATCCGATCAGCACAAGCCCCTGTGGTCGCTGGGAAATTCAGGTTAAGGGCGCTGGATTGACGCCTTATTCTCG GCAGTCTGATGGGCGTAAAGTGCTCCGCTCCAGCATTCGAGAGTTCCTGTGCAGTGAGGCCATGTTTGCATTGGGAATTCCCACAACACGGGCGGGATCCctggtgacctctgacctttatGTCCAGAGGGATGCGTTCTACAGTGGCAACCCCAGATCAGAGAGGTCCTCAGTGGTTCTCAGAATAGCACCCACCTTTATCAG ATTTGGCTCGTTTGAGATCTTCCACCCTGTGGATGACTTCACAGGAAGACATGGCCCTAGTGTTGGACGTACTGATATTCGTGCACAACTTCTGGATTATGTCATTGAGACATTCTACCCTGAAATACAGCGAAGACATTTAGATCGCCAAGAGAGGAATGCTTCCTTCTTCAGAGAG GTGACCGTGAGGACTGCCAAACTGGTTGCCCTGTGGCAAAGTGTGGGATTTTGCCATGGAGTTCTCAACACAGACAACATGAGCATCTTGGGACTCACTATAGACTACGGCCCATTTGGCTTTATGGACAG GTTTGACCCTGAGTTTGTGAGCAATGCCTCTGATAAGAAAGGTCGTTATTCTTATGAAGCTCAGCCATATGTCTGCCGCTGGAACTTGGGATGTTTGGCAGAAGCTCTTGGCGCCGAGCTTCAGTCTGCCAAAGCAGGGGTCATTTTAGATGAGTTCATGACCGTTTATGAGGACTGCTACCTGGACATCATGAGGAGGAAGCTGGGTCTTCTGAGACAACAAGAACCAGAGGATGTGGAGCTGGTGGCCAATTTATTGAAGACTATGCACATCACAG GTGCAGACTTCACAAACACATTTCGTCTGCTGAGTGCCGTGTCCTGTCCTGCAGGTGAACAGAAAGACTCAGTAGTGGAGCTGATCGTGGAACAGTGTGCCTCGCTGGAAGAACTAAAG CACGTTGCAAGAAAGACAAGGCAAGAGAATTG TGAGTTGGAGATGATTCTCTCTATGGCGGAGACAAATCCAGGTATGTTCAACATGACGGCCAATCAGCCGGAGGTCACCAAACAACTGGAGAAGATTGGCAGAATGAAGGAGCTTCTCGTAATCAATGAGGCGGAGCTAAAAATCCAACAGAGAGATCATTGGCAGAGATGGGTCAAACAATACAG GAGACGTCTGGCCCATGAATGTGACGAAGCGAGTGACCCTGAGGCAGTGGAGAAAGAACGGGTCAGATCTATGAACTCCACCAATCCCGCTGTTGTGCTGCGGAACTACATTGCCCAGAATGCAATTGAAGCAGCTGAAAGGGGTGACTTTtcggag gtTCAACAGCTGCTTAAAGTTTTGGAGAACCCTTATTCGGTCAGTCCGGATCTGGAGCGTCCGGTATGGTCAGCAGGAAATGGGTCAAACCGAGCTGATGGCGACAGCATTAAGGGACAGGAAGTTAAGGAGAACACAAAAAGAAAAGCAGCAGCTGATACTCACCAGATTCCATATAACAGTAAACCTCCTGCATGGGCCAGAACgatctgtgtcacatgatcatccTAA
- the selenoo2 gene encoding selenoprotein O2 isoform X2 — MDQNVMPLQRLKFNNVALKKLPLDSSLEPGSRTVTGACFSRVQHQTLPKPTFVAVSEAALALLGLNTDDVLRDPHGAEYLSGSRVIPGCEPAAHCYCGHQFGHFAGQLGDGAVCYLGEVEVETGAQQNSNPISTSPCGRWEIQVKGAGLTPYSRQSDGRKVLRSSIREFLCSEAMFALGIPTTRAGSLVTSDLYVQRDAFYSGNPRSERSSVVLRIAPTFIRFGSFEIFHPVDDFTGRHGPSVGRTDIRAQLLDYVIETFYPEIQRRHLDRQERNASFFREVTVRTAKLVALWQSVGFCHGVLNTDNMSILGLTIDYGPFGFMDRFDPEFVSNASDKKGRYSYEAQPYVCRWNLGCLAEALGAELQSAKAGVILDEFMTVYEDCYLDIMRRKLGLLRQQEPEDVELVANLLKTMHITGEQKDSVVELIVEQCASLEELKHVARKTRQENCELEMILSMAETNPGMFNMTANQPEVTKQLEKIGRMKELLVINEAELKIQQRDHWQRWVKQYRRRLAHECDEASDPEAVEKERVRSMNSTNPAVVLRNYIAQNAIEAAERGDFSEVQQLLKVLENPYSVSPDLERPVWSAGNGSNRADGDSIKGQEVKENTKRKAAADTHQIPYNSKPPAWARTICVTUSS; from the exons ATGGACCAAAATGTCATGCCACTGCAAAGGCTAAAGTTCAACAATGTTGCACTGAAAAAACTCCCGTTGGATTCGTCACTAGAACCGGGCTCACGGACCGTGACAGGAGCGTGTTTTTCACGTGTGCAGCATCAGACGCTGCCCAAGCCCACATTCGTCGCGGTATCCGAAGCGGCTCTTGCTTTACTGGGACTGAACACGGACGATGTTTTACGTGACCCGCACGGGGCTGAATATCTAAGCGGCTCTCGGGTGATTCCGGGCTGTGAGCCCGCTGCGCACTGCTACTGCGGACACCAGTTTGGTCATTTCGCCGGGCAGCTGGGTGACGGTGCTGTGTGTTATCTGGGGGAGGTGGAGGTGGAAACCGGTGCTCAGCAAAACTCTAATCCGATCAGCACAAGCCCCTGTGGTCGCTGGGAAATTCAGGTTAAGGGCGCTGGATTGACGCCTTATTCTCG GCAGTCTGATGGGCGTAAAGTGCTCCGCTCCAGCATTCGAGAGTTCCTGTGCAGTGAGGCCATGTTTGCATTGGGAATTCCCACAACACGGGCGGGATCCctggtgacctctgacctttatGTCCAGAGGGATGCGTTCTACAGTGGCAACCCCAGATCAGAGAGGTCCTCAGTGGTTCTCAGAATAGCACCCACCTTTATCAG ATTTGGCTCGTTTGAGATCTTCCACCCTGTGGATGACTTCACAGGAAGACATGGCCCTAGTGTTGGACGTACTGATATTCGTGCACAACTTCTGGATTATGTCATTGAGACATTCTACCCTGAAATACAGCGAAGACATTTAGATCGCCAAGAGAGGAATGCTTCCTTCTTCAGAGAG GTGACCGTGAGGACTGCCAAACTGGTTGCCCTGTGGCAAAGTGTGGGATTTTGCCATGGAGTTCTCAACACAGACAACATGAGCATCTTGGGACTCACTATAGACTACGGCCCATTTGGCTTTATGGACAG GTTTGACCCTGAGTTTGTGAGCAATGCCTCTGATAAGAAAGGTCGTTATTCTTATGAAGCTCAGCCATATGTCTGCCGCTGGAACTTGGGATGTTTGGCAGAAGCTCTTGGCGCCGAGCTTCAGTCTGCCAAAGCAGGGGTCATTTTAGATGAGTTCATGACCGTTTATGAGGACTGCTACCTGGACATCATGAGGAGGAAGCTGGGTCTTCTGAGACAACAAGAACCAGAGGATGTGGAGCTGGTGGCCAATTTATTGAAGACTATGCACATCACAG GTGAACAGAAAGACTCAGTAGTGGAGCTGATCGTGGAACAGTGTGCCTCGCTGGAAGAACTAAAG CACGTTGCAAGAAAGACAAGGCAAGAGAATTG TGAGTTGGAGATGATTCTCTCTATGGCGGAGACAAATCCAGGTATGTTCAACATGACGGCCAATCAGCCGGAGGTCACCAAACAACTGGAGAAGATTGGCAGAATGAAGGAGCTTCTCGTAATCAATGAGGCGGAGCTAAAAATCCAACAGAGAGATCATTGGCAGAGATGGGTCAAACAATACAG GAGACGTCTGGCCCATGAATGTGACGAAGCGAGTGACCCTGAGGCAGTGGAGAAAGAACGGGTCAGATCTATGAACTCCACCAATCCCGCTGTTGTGCTGCGGAACTACATTGCCCAGAATGCAATTGAAGCAGCTGAAAGGGGTGACTTTtcggag gtTCAACAGCTGCTTAAAGTTTTGGAGAACCCTTATTCGGTCAGTCCGGATCTGGAGCGTCCGGTATGGTCAGCAGGAAATGGGTCAAACCGAGCTGATGGCGACAGCATTAAGGGACAGGAAGTTAAGGAGAACACAAAAAGAAAAGCAGCAGCTGATACTCACCAGATTCCATATAACAGTAAACCTCCTGCATGGGCCAGAACgatctgtgtcacatgatcatccTAA
- the LOC127978204 gene encoding CD9 antigen: protein MMSKSGLSSAEQCIKYMIFVFNFIFWLAGTGVFAVGLWLRFDERTKEFFTGENASTVFLTGVYILTVAGAVMMVVGFLGCCGAIKESTCMLGLFFVFLLIIFAAEVAAGIWGLSNQDEIVSDVKRFYTEVFNNYRETKQEALRESLRAMQYGLRCCGPSGTLFDGAIETCPKEEGLRIFVTKSCPDAIEEIFTSRLHVIGGVGIGIGAVMIFGMIFSMLLCCAIRRTQDI, encoded by the exons ATGATGTCGAAGTCAGGCCTGTCCAGTGCAGAGCAGTGCATCAAATACATGATATTCGtctttaatttcatattttgg CTCGCAGGTACAGGAGTTTTTGCTGTTGGTCTCTGGCTGCGTTTCGATGAAAGAACCAAAGAATTCTTCACTGGAGAAAATGCTTCAACTGTATTCCTCACCG GGGTCTACATCCTCACTGTGGCAGGTGCCGTCATGATGGTGGTCGGGTTCCTCGGCTGCTGTGGAGCAATAAAAGAATCCACTTGCATGCTGGGACTG TTCTTTGTGTTCCTGCTCATCATTTTTGCTGCAGAGGTGGCCGCTGGAATCTGGGGATTGTCCAATCAAGACGAA ATCGTGTCTGATGTCAAGCGGTTCTACACAGAGGTGTTCAACAACTACAGAGAGACTAAACAGGAAGCGCTGAGAGAAAGTCTGCGAGCCATGCAGTACGGA CTGAGGTGCTGTGGACCATCAGGAACACTTTTTGATGGAGCAATCGAAACCTGTCCCAAAGAGGAGGGTCTTCGAATCTTTGTCACAAAG AGCTGCCCAGACGCTATTGAGGAGATCTTCACCTCTAGGCTTCACGTGATCGGAGGGGTTGGGATTGGGATTGGTGCGGTCATG ATCTTCGGCATGATCTTCAGCATGCTGCTGTGCTGCGCCATCCGACGAACACAGGACATTTGA
- the si:dkey-14d8.20 gene encoding deleted in malignant brain tumors 1 protein, translating into MLLILFLILGNTISSASESVRLVNGNNSCSGRLEVFYNNQWGTVCDDGWDLSDAAVVCREMGCGDATEAKSGAYFRPGGGQVSMSNIGCTGNEPMLSSCSSKKAGEFYCDHSKDAGVICRSLVRLVNGSHSCSGRVEVFYNNQWGTVCSNGWDYSEAAVICTEMSCGNVFEQRIGGFFGQGSGPVWLSDVQCSNSETTLRHCTFQGWGQNSCGHEKDATVACDRRIKLENGFSACSGRVEIYNRWGNNWVTVVGDNWDLSEAAVVCREIGCGDAIAAKGAAYFGQGNNGYPVWLNDVNCNGNEPTLFACESKKIEDFQLHYKDAGVICQSLVKLVNGINSCSGRVEVFFDGRWGTVCDDGWDLSDAAVVCREMGCGDAIEAKTAAYFGQGSGPVWLSDLQCGSYSTLRNCNSKGWGQNSCGHEKDAGVTCQLKIRLVNGISSCSGRVEVFRDGQWGTVSDDGWGLLDTAVVCRQMGCGDAIEAIGGAYFGQGAGQIFMGSVNCVGNEAILSACESRRTGMYDHSKDAGVICNPSLRFIDGHNSCSGRVEVLFNGIWGTVCDDGWDASDAAVVCREMGCGDVIEAKSAAYFGQGSGPVWISDLQCSDTDSRLRDCKSGGWGRGTCGHEKDAGVICKDNVRLVSGTNPCSGRVEVLLAGQWGTVCDDGWDASDAAVVCREMGCGDVIEAKSAAYFGQGSGPVWISDLQCSNTESRLRDCKSAGWGRGTCGHEKDAGVICKDNVRLVSGTNPCSGRVEVLLAGQWGTVCDDGWDASDAAVVCRQLGCGTVLEVKNAAYFGKGSGTIWMNNVNCFGNEATLLSCSYDATPDRCDHEKDAGVICGAVKVLLRVEVKATLGINPNTAGIINKLSDEIGKKLRINGTFSLKTQTDGNIFHKRIGAAP; encoded by the exons ATGTTGCTCATTCTATTTCTGA TTCTAGGTAATACCATTTCAAGTGCGTCTGAATCAGTCAGACTGGTAAATGGCAACAACTCTTGTTCAGGAAGATTGGAGGTTTTCTATAACAatcagtggggaacagtgtgtgatgacGGCTGGGATCTGTCagatgctgcagtggtgtgtagagagatGGGCTGTGGGGATGCTACTGAGGCAAAGAGTGGTGCTTATTTCAGACCAGGTGGGGGACAAGTATCAATGAGCAATATTGGGTGCACTGGAAATGAGCCTATGTTGAGCAGTTGCAGCTCTAAGAAAGCGGGAGAGTTTTACTGTGACCATTCAAAAGATGCTGGAGTCATATGTCGCT CACTTGTCAGATTGGTGAATGGCAGTCACTCCTGTTCTGGACGAGTGGAGGTTTTCTATAACAatcagtggggaacagtgtgcAGTAATGGCTGGGATTATTCAGAGGCTGCAGTGATATGTACAGAAATGAGCTGTGGGAATGTTTTCGAGCAAAGGATCGGTGGTTTTTTTGGCCAGGGATCAGGACCGGTATGGCTTAGTGATGTACAATGCTCTAACTCTGAAACTACTCTGAGACACTGCACTTTTCAGGGATGGGGACAAAACTCATGTGGACATGAGAAGGATGCTACAGTCGCCTGCGACC GCAGAATCAAGCTGGAAAACGGCTTCAGTGCTTGCTCTGGAAGAGTGGAGATTTATAATCGCTGGGGAAACAATTGGGTAACTGTGGTTGGTGATAACTGGGATCTATCAGAGGCTGCAGTGGTGTGTAGGGAGATCGGATGTGGGGATGCTATAGCAGCAAAGGGTGCTGCTTATTTCGGGCAGGGAAATAACGGGTATCCAGTGTGGTTGAATGATGTCAACTGCAATGGCAATGAGCCCACACTCTTTGCCTGTGAGTCCAAAAAAATAGAAGATTTCCAGCTGCATTACAAGGATGCTGGTGTCATCTGCCAAT CTCTTGTTAAGCTGGTGAATGGCATTAACTCTTGCTCTGGGCGAGTTGAAGTTTTCTTTGATGGCcggtggggaacagtgtgtgatgacGGCTGGGATCTCTCagatgctgcagtggtgtgtagagagatGGGCTGTGGGGATGCTATTGAGGCAAAGACTGCTGCTTATTTTGGACAAGGATCTGGACCCGTATGGCTAAGTGATTTACAGTGTGGCAGTTACTCTACTCTGAGAAACTGTAATTCAAAGGGATGGGGACAAAACAGCTGTGGACATGAGAAGGATGCTGGAGTCACCTGTCAAC TTAAAATCAGACTGGTGAATGGCATCTCCTCTTGTTCTGGACGAGTGGAGGTCTTTCGTGATGGTCAGTGGGGAACCGTGTCTGATGATGGCTGGGGTCTGTTAGATACTGCAGTGGTGTGTAGACAGATGGGATGTGGAGATGCTATAGAGGCAATAGGCGGTGCTTATTTTGGACAAGGTGCAGGACAAATATTTATGGGCAGTGTAAACTGTGTTGGAAATGAGGCCATACTCAGTGCTTGTGAATCACGTAGAACGGGAATGTATGACCATTCAAAGGATGCTGGAGTCATCTGTAACC CTTCTCTCAGGTTCATTGATGGACACAACTCTTGTTCTGGACGAGTGGAGGTTCTTTTTAATGGAAtatggggaacagtgtgtgatgatgGATGGGATGCATCagatgctgcagtggtgtgtagagagatGGGCTGCGGGGATGTGATCGAGGCAAAGAGCGCTGCTTATTTCGGTCAGGGATCAGGACCTGTATGGATAAGTGATTTACAATGTTCCGACACTGACTCAAGATTAAGAGATTGTAAATCAGGTGGATGGGGAAGAGGCACTTGTGGACATGAGAAAGATGCAGGAGTCATCTGTAAGG ATAATGTTAGGCTGGTCAGCGGCACCAACCCCTGTTCTGGACGAGTGGAGGTTCTTCTCGCcggtcagtggggaacagtgtgtgatgatgGATGGGATGCATCagatgctgcagtggtgtgtagagagatGGGCTGCGGGGATGTGATCGAGGCAAAGAGCGCTGCCTATTTCGGTCAGGGATCAGGACCTGTATGGATAAGTGATTTACAATGTTCCAACACTGAATCAAGATTAAGAGATTGTAAATCAGCTGGATGGGGAAGAGGCACTTGTGGACATGAGAAAGATGCAGGAGTCATCTGTAAGG ATAACGTTAGGCTGGTCAGCGGCACCAACCCCTGTTCTGGACGAGTGGAGGTTCTTCTCGCcggtcagtggggaacagtgtgtgatgatgGATGGGATGCATCAGAcgctgcagtggtgtgtagacAACTGGGCTGTGGAACAGTTTTGGAAGTAAAGAATGCGGCTTATTTTGGAAAGGGTTCGGGAACAATTTGGATGAATAACGTCAACTGTTTTGGGAATGAGGCTACACTGTTGAGCTGTTCATATGATGCAACTCCAGACAGATGTGACCATGAGAAAGATGCTGGAGTCATTTGTGGAG CTGTTAAAGTCCTGTTGAGGGTTGAAGTGAAGGCTACACTTGGAATCAACCCAAACACTGCTGGAATCATAAATAAACTTTCAGATGAG ATTGGAAAGAAGCTACGAATAAACGGGACGTTCTCACTGAAAACTCAGACCGATGGAAATATCTTTCATAAGAGAATAGGAGCCGCACCCTGA